From a single Streptomyces misionensis genomic region:
- a CDS encoding GNAT family N-acetyltransferase codes for MAGPRELRSLDDVRAAANGDPLLLWAAGDLLGGARAFFLGEAAAVAAPGLSGRDRLAVTGPADAAAALIRALLPRLGPTFRPLGDESLVRDLVTRLPGLEFVDAFGWMQTDTATGHGDAASWLTPSDDQDVARLLDEAFPNSHARPGRPGVRRWAGVREASGALSACAADAWSAPGVGFLAGVAAAERARGRGAGTAVCGLVLDRLVADHGMAALMVDGWNTAAVRLYRRLGLSWRPLAAARVADPVHHP; via the coding sequence ATGGCCGGTCCGCGTGAGTTGCGTTCCCTCGATGACGTCCGGGCCGCGGCGAACGGTGACCCGCTCCTGCTGTGGGCGGCAGGCGACCTGCTCGGCGGCGCGCGGGCCTTCTTCCTCGGTGAGGCCGCGGCGGTGGCGGCCCCCGGCCTGTCCGGTCGTGACCGGCTCGCCGTCACCGGACCCGCCGACGCCGCCGCGGCCCTGATCCGCGCGCTCCTGCCCCGGCTCGGCCCCACCTTCCGGCCCCTCGGCGACGAGAGCCTCGTCCGCGACCTCGTGACCCGACTTCCGGGACTGGAGTTCGTCGACGCCTTCGGCTGGATGCAGACGGACACCGCCACCGGCCACGGGGACGCGGCCTCGTGGCTGACCCCGTCGGATGATCAGGACGTCGCCCGGCTGCTGGACGAGGCGTTCCCGAACTCCCATGCCCGGCCCGGCCGCCCCGGCGTGCGCCGCTGGGCCGGGGTGCGCGAGGCCTCCGGGGCGCTGTCGGCGTGCGCCGCCGACGCCTGGAGCGCGCCCGGCGTCGGGTTCCTCGCCGGAGTCGCCGCCGCCGAGCGGGCGCGCGGACGCGGCGCCGGCACGGCCGTGTGCGGCCTCGTCCTGGACCGCCTGGTCGCCGACCACGGCATGGCCGCCCTGATGGTCGACGGCTGGAACACCGCCGCCGTCCGTCTCTACCGCCGCCTCGGACTGTCCTGGCGGCCGCTCGCCGCCGCCCGGGTCGCGGACCCCGTCCACCACCCCTGA
- a CDS encoding peptidoglycan-binding protein, giving the protein MAQPMSAAKLLEVLRAEGLTVHEVRDWRHHNRNTKGPWGPVNGVMIHHTVTSGTENSVNICYDGYSGLPGPLCHGVIDKEGHVHLVGNGRANHAGLGDGDVLRAVVNESKLPQDNQADVDGNRHFYGFECVNLGDGKDPWPEAQKEAIEKVAAAICRHHGWSERSVIGHKEWQPGKQDPRGFTMDGMRARIAGRLASKGGKGPGDPKPGPKPKYAPFPGSGFFHIGQKSPLITAMGRRLVAEGCGRYEKGPNPEWTEADRKSYAAWQQKLGYRGKDADGIPGRTSWDRLKVPSD; this is encoded by the coding sequence ATGGCGCAGCCGATGAGCGCGGCCAAGCTGCTGGAGGTCCTGCGCGCGGAAGGCCTGACGGTCCACGAGGTGCGCGACTGGCGCCACCACAACCGCAACACCAAGGGGCCCTGGGGCCCGGTGAACGGCGTGATGATCCACCACACCGTCACCTCGGGCACCGAGAACTCCGTGAACATCTGCTACGACGGCTACTCCGGCCTGCCGGGCCCGCTCTGCCACGGGGTCATCGACAAGGAGGGCCACGTCCACCTCGTCGGCAACGGCCGCGCCAACCACGCCGGGCTCGGTGACGGCGACGTGCTGCGGGCGGTCGTCAACGAGTCGAAGCTGCCGCAGGACAACCAGGCCGACGTCGACGGCAACCGGCACTTCTACGGCTTCGAGTGCGTCAACCTCGGGGACGGCAAGGACCCTTGGCCCGAGGCGCAGAAGGAGGCCATCGAGAAGGTGGCCGCCGCGATCTGCCGGCACCACGGGTGGTCGGAGCGCTCGGTCATCGGCCACAAGGAGTGGCAGCCCGGCAAGCAGGACCCGCGGGGCTTCACCATGGACGGCATGCGGGCGCGCATCGCCGGCCGGCTCGCGAGTAAGGGCGGCAAGGGGCCGGGCGACCCCAAGCCCGGGCCCAAGCCCAAGTACGCGCCCTTCCCGGGCTCCGGCTTCTTCCACATCGGGCAAAAGTCCCCCCTGATCACCGCCATGGGCCGCCGCCTGGTCGCCGAGGGCTGCGGCCGCTACGAGAAGGGCCCGAACCCCGAGTGGACCGAAGCCGACCGCAAGTCCTACGCGGCCTGGCAGCAGAAACTCGGCTACCGGGGCAAGGACGCGGACGGCATCCCGGGCCGGACCAGCTGGGACCGGCTGAAGGTACCGTCGGACTGA